The following proteins are co-located in the Stegostoma tigrinum isolate sSteTig4 chromosome 39, sSteTig4.hap1, whole genome shotgun sequence genome:
- the LOC125447686 gene encoding forkhead box protein G1-like, with the protein MLDMAGLEEAEITKKSSFSIESLLPEERPEQSEGAGGSGKDQEPEERQEKPPFSYNALIMMAIRQSPGKRLTLSGIYEFIIRNFPYYKDNKQGWQNSIRHNLSLNKCFVKVPRHYDDPGKGNYWMLDPSSDDVFIGGSTGKLRRRSAPSRARLAYKRGTRAGLTLASSFYWPTPPFSPWQHNPLPYLELPPPPPLPPPYLSVLSQSSTHHPEGAQVVYGAPHVQLTAAATTTLPCPMPCALNLVTSNASYLFSQFSPVTPLMGGLGPPTLKGKELQRPSATFPGAYLSTQNLGSPFIL; encoded by the coding sequence ATGTTGGACATGGCAGGTTTGGAAGAGGCAGAAATAACCAAGAAATCCAGCTTCAGTATCGAAAGCTTGTTGCCCGAGGAGCGGCCGGAGCAGAGTGAGGGGGCAGGCGGCTCAGGCAAAGACCAGGAGCCGGAGGAAAGGCAGGAGAAGCCACCGTTCAGTTACAACGCCCTGATCATGATGGCCATTCGGCAGAGCCCCGGGAAGAGACTGACCCTCAGCGGCATCTATGAGTTCATCATCCGGAATTTCCCCTACTACAAAGACAACAAGCAAGGCTGGCAGAATTCCATCAGACACAACTTGAGCCTCAACAAGTGCTTTGTCAAGGTACCCAGACACTATGATGACCCGGGCAAGGGCAACTACTGGATGCTTGATCCCTCCAGCGATGATGTCTTCATTGGGGGATCCACCGGCAAATTGAGGAGGAGATCAGCCCCTTCCCGGGCCAGGCTGGCATACAAGAGGGGCACCAGGGCGGGTCTGACCCTGGCCAGCTCCTTCTACTGGCCTACCCCCCCATTTTCACCCTGGCAGCACAACCCCCTGCCTTACCTGgagctgcccccgcctccccctctgcctcccccTTACCTCTCGGTGCTGTCCCAGAGCAGTACCCACCATCCTGAGGGCGCTCAGGTGGTCTATGGTGCCCCCCATGTCCAGCTGACAGCTGCCGCGACCACTACCCTGCCTTGCCCCATGCCCTGTGCCCTGAACCTCGTCACCAGTAATGCCAGTTACCTGTTCTCCCAGTTCTCACCCGTTACCCCCCTGATGGGGGGCTTGGGTCCACCAACGCTGAAGGGTAAAGAACTCCAGAGACCTTCTGCAACTTTCCCCGGGGCTTATTTGTCCACCCAGAACCTGGGATCGCCTTTCATCCTGTAA